One genomic region from Ammospiza nelsoni isolate bAmmNel1 chromosome 13, bAmmNel1.pri, whole genome shotgun sequence encodes:
- the KLHDC4 gene encoding kelch domain-containing protein 4 produces MGKKGKRDKKGKGAEKTLAKMEKKVSRRAKKEEEDLEALIAEFQSLDAKKTQVIESSCPPPSPRLNCSFCAHPERDELILFGGEYFNGQKTYLYNELYIYNIRKNSWAKLDIPNPPPRRCAHQAAVVPTAGGQLWIFGGEFASPNGEQFYHYKDLWVLHLATKTWEQIKAPGGPSGRSGHRMVACKRQLIIFGGFHESARDFIYYNDVYTFNLDSFTWSKLAPAGMGPAPRSGCQMIPTPEGNIIIYGGYSKQRIKKDVDKGTLHTDMFLLKAEGTGKEEDRWSWSRLSPSGVKPSPRSGFAVAAAPNNRCLLFGGVQDEEEEESIEGDFFNDIYFYDIGKNRWFPAQLKGPKSERRKRRRGRQAEAEAAGGEELQLPPPQGPLEIVKEVVAEDGTVMTIKQVIPGAAEDKDRSGSEEEEEEEEEEEGGALGQPVEPCPRSSAMVAVKHGVLYVYGGMFEVGDRQVTLSDLHSIDLHRMDQWKVLLEMDPKTQEWLEESESDEEEDGDVEGAEGGEEEEEESSEEESEDEEGEQQHPAVQPGEAQAQYLARTEQYWLGLARSHMGPEAKDKKVLKVAHAMAKTFYEDPIQTS; encoded by the exons ATGGGGAAGAAGGGCAAGCGCGACAAGAAGGGGAAAGGCGCCGAGAAAACGCTGGCCAAGATGGAGAAGAAGGTGTCCCGCCGAGCCAAGAAGGAGGAG gagGATCTTGAAGCCCTGATAGCAGAATTCCAGAGTTTGGATGCTAAAAAGACCCAAGTAATTGAGTCATCCTGCCCACCCCCCTCACCCAG GCTGAACTGCTCCTTCTGTGCTCACCCCGAGAGAGACGAGCTGATCCTTTTTGGAGGTGAATATTTCAATGGCCAAAAA ACCTACCTGTACAATGAGCTGTACATTTACAACATCAGGAAGAACAGCTGGGCCAAGCTGGACATCCCCAACCCACCCCCGAGGCGTTGTGCCCACCAG gcagctgtggtgCCCACGGCTGGGGGGCAGCTCTGGATCTTTGGGGGCGAGTTTGCCTCTCCCAACGGGGAGCAGTTCTACCACTACAAAGATCTCTGGGTCCTGCACTTGGCCACCAAGACCTGGGAGCAGATCAA ggcaCCAGGAGGGCCCTCTGGACGAAGTGGACATCGGATGGTTGCGTGCAAAAGGCAGCTGATCATCTTTGGAGGTTTCCATGAGAGTGCAAG AGATTTCATCTACTACAACGATGTGTACACCTTCAACCTGGACTCCTTCACCTGGAGCAagctggctcctgcagggatgggcccTGCTCCAAGGTCTGGCTGTCAAATGATTCCCACCCCTGAGGGCAACATCATCATCTATGGGGGCTACTCCAAGCAG aggaTCAAGAAGGATGTGGACAAAGGCACCCTGCACACAGACATGTTCCTGCTGAAGGCTGAAGGGACAGGCAAGGAGGAAg ACAGGTGGAGCTGGAGTCGGCTCAGCCCCTCTGGAGTGAAGCCCAGCCCCAGGTCTGgctttgctgtggctgctgctcccaacaACCGCTGCCTTCTGTTTGGGGGGGtgcaggatgaggaggaggaggagagcatcGAGGGGGACTTCTTCAATGACATTTATTTCTATGACATCGGGAAGAATCGCTGGTTCCCTGCACAGCTCAAG GGCCCCAAGTCAGAGAGGAGGAAGCGCAGGCGTGGCAGACAGGCTGAGGCCGAGGCTGCTGgaggggaggagctgcagctgccgcctCCCCAGGGCCCCCTGGAGATCGTCAAGGAGGTGGTGGCAGAGGATGGCACCGTCATGACCATCAAGCAGGTgatccctggagctgcagaagacAAGGACAGGTCTggctcagaggaggaggaggaagaggaggaggaggaggaaggtggagCCCTGGGCCAGCCCGTGGAGCCGTGCCCACGCTCCAGTGCCATGGTGGCAGTGAAGCACGGGGTGCTCTACGTGTACGGGGGCATGTTCGAGGTGGGCGACCGCCAGGTGACCCTCAGTGACCTGCACAGCATCGACCTGCACAGGATGGACCAGtggaaggtgctgctggagatggatcCAA AAACCCAGGAATGGCTGGAGGAGTCAGAGTCAGATGAAGAGGAGGATGGTGATGTGGAAGGtgcagagggaggggaggaagaagaagaggagagCTCTGAAGAGGAGAGTGAAGATGAGGAAG gggagcagcagcacccagcagtgcaGCCTGGGGAGGCCCAGGCCCAGTACTTGGCCAGGACAGAGCAGTactggctggggctggcccgCAGCCACATGGGCCCCGAGGCCAAGGACAAGAAGGTGCTCAAGGTGGCTCATGCCATGGCCAAGACTTTCTATGAAGATCCCATCCAGACGtcctga